A stretch of the Fusobacterium varium genome encodes the following:
- a CDS encoding L-erythro-3,5-diaminohexanoate dehydrogenase codes for MIKGCKYGTHRVIEPQGVLPQPALKINNDMNIYSNEILIDVMALNVDSASFTQIEEEAGHDVEKIKAKIKEIVGERGKMQNPVTGSGGMLIGTIEKIGDDLVGKTDLKVGDKIATLVSLSLTPLRIDEIVDVKPDIDRVEIKGKAILFESGIYAVLPKDMPETLALAALDVAGAPAQVAKLARPCQSVVILGSAGKSGMLCAYEAVKRVGPTGTVIGLVRNEKEAALLARVSDKIKVVIADATKPIEVLNAVLAANDGKEVDIAINCVNVQNTEMSTILPVKDLGIAYFFSMATSFTKAALGAEGVGKDVTMIVGNGYTKDHAAITLEELRESAVLREIFNELYV; via the coding sequence ATGATAAAAGGATGTAAATATGGAACACACAGAGTTATAGAACCACAAGGAGTTTTACCACAACCAGCTTTAAAAATAAATAACGACATGAACATATACTCAAATGAGATATTAATAGATGTAATGGCATTAAACGTTGACTCAGCTTCATTTACTCAAATCGAAGAAGAAGCAGGACACGATGTAGAAAAAATCAAAGCTAAAATAAAAGAAATTGTTGGTGAAAGAGGAAAAATGCAAAACCCTGTAACTGGATCAGGTGGAATGCTTATTGGAACTATCGAAAAAATTGGAGACGATTTAGTTGGAAAAACTGATCTTAAAGTTGGAGATAAAATAGCTACTCTAGTTTCTCTATCTCTTACTCCATTAAGAATAGATGAAATTGTTGATGTAAAACCAGATATCGACAGAGTAGAAATCAAAGGTAAAGCAATACTTTTCGAAAGTGGAATCTATGCTGTATTACCAAAAGATATGCCTGAAACTTTAGCTCTTGCAGCTCTAGATGTAGCTGGAGCACCTGCACAAGTTGCTAAATTAGCTAGACCTTGTCAATCAGTTGTTATCCTTGGATCAGCTGGAAAATCAGGAATGCTTTGTGCTTATGAAGCAGTAAAAAGAGTAGGACCTACTGGAACTGTAATTGGATTAGTAAGAAATGAAAAAGAAGCTGCTCTATTAGCTAGAGTAAGTGACAAAATAAAAGTAGTTATTGCTGATGCTACAAAACCAATCGAAGTATTAAATGCAGTATTAGCTGCTAATGATGGTAAAGAAGTAGATATCGCTATAAACTGTGTAAATGTACAAAATACAGAAATGTCAACAATTTTACCAGTTAAAGATTTAGGAATAGCTTATTTCTTCTCTATGGCAACTTCATTCACTAAAGCTGCTTTAGGTGCTGAAGGTGTAGGAAAAGACGTTACTATGATAGTAGGAAATGGATACACTAAAGATCATGCTGCAATTACTTTAGAAGAATTGAGAGAAAGTGCTGTATTAAGAGAAATATTCAACGAATTATATGTTTAA
- the kamA gene encoding lysine 2,3-aminomutase — MNTVNTRAKFFPNVTDEQWNDWHWQVKNRIESLEDLKKYITLSPEEEEGVKKTLETLRMAITPYYFSLMDSNDPNCPVRKQAIPSIKEIHQAEADLLDPLHEDEDSPVPGLTHRYPDRVLLLITDMCSMYCRHCTRRRFAGASDDAMPMDRIDKAIEYIAKTPQVRDVLLSGGDALLVSDETLEYIISKLRAIPHVEIVRIGSRTPVVLPQRITPELVEMLKKYHPIWLNTHFNHPKEVTPESKKACELLANAGIPLGNQSVLLRGINDCVHVMKRLVHDLVKMRVRPYYIYQCDLSMGLEHFRTPVSKGIEIIEGLRGHTSGYAVPTFVVDAPGGGGKTPVMPQYVISQAPHKVVLRNFEGVITTYTEPEEYHEECQCEDCKAGKTNTGVSKLLSGGAMAIEPKELDRHKRNEK; from the coding sequence ATGAACACAGTTAACACTAGAGCAAAATTTTTCCCAAATGTAACAGATGAGCAATGGAATGATTGGCACTGGCAAGTAAAAAACAGAATAGAAAGTTTAGAAGATCTTAAAAAATATATAACTCTAAGTCCAGAGGAAGAAGAAGGAGTTAAAAAAACTCTTGAAACTTTAAGAATGGCTATTACTCCATATTATTTTTCATTAATGGATAGTAATGATCCTAATTGCCCAGTTAGAAAACAAGCTATTCCTTCAATAAAGGAAATTCATCAAGCTGAAGCTGATCTTTTAGATCCATTACATGAAGATGAAGACTCTCCAGTTCCTGGATTGACTCATAGATATCCAGACAGAGTACTTTTATTAATAACTGATATGTGTTCAATGTATTGCAGACACTGTACTCGTAGAAGATTTGCTGGAGCAAGTGATGATGCAATGCCTATGGATAGAATAGATAAAGCTATTGAATATATAGCTAAAACTCCACAAGTAAGAGACGTTTTGTTATCAGGAGGAGATGCTTTACTAGTTTCTGATGAGACTTTAGAATATATTATCAGCAAATTAAGAGCAATCCCTCATGTTGAGATAGTAAGAATTGGATCAAGAACTCCAGTTGTTCTTCCTCAAAGAATAACTCCTGAATTAGTTGAAATGTTGAAAAAATATCATCCAATTTGGTTAAATACACATTTTAACCATCCAAAAGAGGTAACACCAGAATCTAAAAAAGCTTGTGAATTATTAGCTAATGCTGGAATTCCACTAGGAAACCAATCAGTTCTTTTAAGAGGAATTAATGATTGTGTACATGTAATGAAAAGATTAGTTCATGATTTAGTAAAAATGAGAGTAAGACCTTACTATATCTATCAATGTGATCTTTCAATGGGATTGGAGCACTTCAGAACTCCAGTTTCTAAAGGAATTGAAATTATTGAAGGATTAAGAGGACATACATCAGGATATGCTGTACCTACATTCGTAGTTGACGCACCTGGTGGAGGAGGAAAAACTCCAGTAATGCCTCAATATGTAATTTCTCAAGCTCCACATAAAGTTGTATTAAGAAACTTCGAAGGAGTTATTACTACTTATACTGAACCAGAAGAATATCATGAAGAATGTCAATGTGAAGATTGTAAAGCTGGTAAAACAAACACTGGAGTATCAAAACTTCTTAGTGGTGGAGCTATGGCAATAGAACCAAAAGAACTTGACAGACATAAAAGAAACGAAAAATAA
- the mutS gene encoding DNA mismatch repair protein MutS, with protein MRFIDDKSLERLGFRKLLTRVETLSPYGKTKLKKLKNYLRGEEQLLKEEFIKMEVFMKFSEENKSLIRDIEGIIHRLKDIKTVVNNCLKENILDDVDLFEIKAQALLMEELNLLLKKLPEELKNFDLESMEEMIDALDPDKDRLPTFYVYDSYSSALKMVRDKKKDVEKRIFTAKSFEEVSQLKEERLEILVEEEREELEVRKQLTSILLKKAEGFLENIDKIGNLDFLMAKVRFAKTYGGIRPEISMNNEIDVIGLVNIEVREMLEAKSKTFTPIDVKLKSGVTIITGANMGGKSVALKTITENLLLFHMGFFVIAEKAKFPLVDFVFFISDDMQDISKGLSTFGAEIMKLKEVNIFLDLGTGFVVFDEFARGTNPKEGQKFVEALAKYLNDRPTISLMTTHFDGIVRDNMNHYQVVGLKNVDFENLRRKIELSKNSMELIQEYMDFRLERADKAEVPKDALNIAKLIGIDKRFTEIILEEYIKED; from the coding sequence ATGAGATTTATAGATGATAAAAGTCTTGAGAGATTAGGATTTAGAAAACTTTTAACAAGAGTTGAAACTCTCTCTCCTTATGGTAAAACTAAGTTGAAAAAACTTAAAAATTATTTAAGAGGAGAGGAGCAACTTCTTAAAGAAGAATTTATAAAAATGGAAGTTTTTATGAAATTTTCTGAGGAAAATAAAAGTCTGATAAGGGATATTGAAGGAATAATCCACAGATTAAAAGATATTAAAACAGTTGTAAATAATTGCTTAAAGGAAAATATATTAGATGATGTAGACCTTTTTGAAATAAAGGCACAGGCACTTTTAATGGAAGAATTAAATCTTTTATTAAAAAAACTGCCAGAAGAATTAAAAAACTTTGATCTGGAAAGCATGGAAGAGATGATTGACGCTCTAGATCCAGACAAAGATAGGCTGCCTACCTTTTATGTTTATGACAGTTATTCATCTGCACTTAAAATGGTGAGAGATAAGAAAAAAGATGTAGAAAAAAGAATATTCACTGCAAAGAGTTTTGAAGAGGTATCACAACTAAAAGAAGAGAGATTGGAGATACTTGTAGAAGAAGAGAGAGAAGAGCTGGAAGTGAGAAAACAGCTTACATCTATCTTATTAAAGAAAGCAGAGGGATTTTTAGAAAATATAGACAAAATAGGGAATCTAGATTTTTTAATGGCTAAAGTCAGATTTGCAAAAACTTATGGAGGTATCAGACCTGAAATATCTATGAATAATGAAATAGATGTTATTGGACTGGTAAACATAGAAGTAAGAGAAATGTTAGAAGCTAAGAGCAAAACTTTTACTCCAATTGATGTGAAATTAAAGTCAGGAGTTACCATAATAACTGGAGCAAATATGGGAGGGAAAAGTGTTGCATTAAAAACTATAACAGAAAATCTTTTACTTTTCCATATGGGATTCTTTGTTATTGCTGAAAAAGCAAAATTCCCACTTGTAGATTTCGTATTCTTTATATCAGATGATATGCAAGATATCTCTAAAGGGTTGAGTACTTTTGGAGCTGAAATAATGAAGCTTAAAGAAGTAAATATATTTTTAGATTTAGGAACAGGCTTTGTAGTTTTTGATGAGTTTGCTAGAGGAACTAATCCGAAAGAGGGACAGAAGTTCGTAGAAGCTTTGGCTAAATATCTAAATGATAGACCTACAATATCTCTTATGACTACACATTTTGATGGAATCGTAAGGGATAATATGAATCATTATCAAGTAGTAGGGTTAAAAAATGTGGATTTTGAAAATTTAAGAAGAAAAATAGAATTGAGTAAAAATTCTATGGAACTTATTCAGGAGTATATGGACTTCAGACTTGAAAGGGCGGACAAGGCAGAAGTACCAAAAGATGCTTTGAATATAGCAAAATTGATAGGAATAGATAAAAGATTTACAGAAATAATACTTGAAGAGTATATTAAGGAGGATTAA